The genomic interval TGCCTTCGAAAGATACTCTATTCCGCTATCATACTTTTCTACCTCCGCCATCTTTACGGCGTAGGTCGAATATGCGTAAACAAGGCTGTTCCTGATAGCTTCGCTTTCAGGCGATGACTCATAAGCCTTTTCATAATACCGGATCGCATCGGCATACTTGCCCTTATCCATGAGAGCTTCGCCTTTGCGGATATATTCGAAGGAGCCCGGAGTGCTGAGGTTCAACAAGTCCGGAGATAGAAAGTAAACAGCTAGAAGTATAATGATGGGAGTCAGAATAACGATGAGGACCAAATTCCTGGTACGGGACGTGATTTTCATGGTTTGGGGGTTTTGAGAAAATTATGCTGACGTAACCGGCTGCTGTATATCCTGCGATGTCCCTATATTCTTCACTTCCAGCTTTGGGTCGATCTTTTTCGCGAGGCCTTTCAGGACCTGTCCGGGCCCGATCTCGAGAAAGGTCTTCACCCCGGAACGTATCACGAGCCTCATAGACTCTTCCCAGAGGGTCCTGGAGTTGACCTGCGAGATAAGGTTCTCTTTTATCTTTTCAGGATCGGCCTGGACCTTCGCGTCCACATTACTTATGAACGGTATAACGGGCGGGGCGATTCGGACGTTGTCTATATACTCTTTCAATTTGTCGCGCGCTGTAGTCATTAGCGATGAATGGAACGGCCCGCTGACATCGAGCATAATAACGCGCTTGGCCCCCTTATCCTTGGCCATGCTCGCGAATAGCTCTACATTATTTGTCTTCCCGGATATAACTATCTGCCCCGGGCAGTTTAGGTTCGCTATCTCGCAACCGAACCCTTTGCATAATTCCTCTACCATATGTATGTCCATCCCGATCACGCATGCCATCTTGCCGGGGTTCTTTTTGGAGGCCTCCTCCATAAACTCTCCGCGCTTTCTCACCAGGAGAAGCGCGTCTTCGAACGATATGCTTCCAGCGGCGACCAGGGCCGTGTATTCGCCCAGAGACAGCCCCATGCTGAATTTTGGCGCGAAGGTCGCGTAAAGAGGCGACGCCTCAAATACCCGCAGGGCGGCTATACTGGCAGTCAATATGGCGCTCTGGCTATTCTTTGTAGTGGAAAGTTCTTCCTGGGGGCCTTCGAAGCAGAGTTTCTTCAAATCAAATTTCAGAATAGCGTCCGCTTTATCAAAGACCTCCCTGGCCTGGACAAAATTCTCATACAGGTCTTTACCCATCCCTGCGGATTGAGCGCCCTGTCCGGGAAATATGAGAGCCGTGTCTACCATTCTATTACTATCGCTCCCCATGTAAGCCCTCCGCCGAACGCGTCGAGCAGTATCTTGTCGCCCTTCTTTATCCTGCCTTCCTCGACGGCTTCCACCAGCGCCACAGCGCTCGAGGCGGCCGACATGTTCCCATACTTTTCAATGTTGAGATATATCTTGTCCGTGCTGAGACCCATGCGCCTTGCGGCGGCGTGCAGTATTCTGATGTTCGCCTGGTGAGGTATGACGAGATTGATATCTTCGGCCTTTAGCCCAAGGGGCTTCGTGGCCTCGGCCGCCGCGTCCGCCATTATCCTTACGGCGTGTTTAAAAAGCTCCGAACCGTTCATCTTTATAAAATGAAGCTTATCTTCGATGCTCTTTTTTGTGGCAGGTATCCTGGATCCTCCCGCAGGAAGCTTTATCAGGTCACCCTGATGTCCGTCGGCGCCGAGATATG from Candidatus Omnitrophota bacterium carries:
- the fabD gene encoding ACP S-malonyltransferase, translating into MVDTALIFPGQGAQSAGMGKDLYENFVQAREVFDKADAILKFDLKKLCFEGPQEELSTTKNSQSAILTASIAALRVFEASPLYATFAPKFSMGLSLGEYTALVAAGSISFEDALLLVRKRGEFMEEASKKNPGKMACVIGMDIHMVEELCKGFGCEIANLNCPGQIVISGKTNNVELFASMAKDKGAKRVIMLDVSGPFHSSLMTTARDKLKEYIDNVRIAPPVIPFISNVDAKVQADPEKIKENLISQVNSRTLWEESMRLVIRSGVKTFLEIGPGQVLKGLAKKIDPKLEVKNIGTSQDIQQPVTSA